Genomic window (Methanococcoides methylutens):
GAAGCGTTCTCCATGATGATGCCGACCACTTCATCGACCTTTGCTTCTGGAACCACGATCTCAACCTTGATCTTGGGTAACAGGTCTACGCAATATTCACGTCCTCTCCACTGATGGACCATTCCTCTCTGTTTTCCACGTCCTGTGACATCCGTTATGGTCATGCTCTCGAATTTTGCATTCTCCAGTGCAGCCTTAACATCATGTATCTTTGTAGGCCGTATGATGGCTTCTATCTTCTGCATTCTATCAGGCCTCCTCTCTGCTCAGAACATACTCAGGATATGCCCTGATACCGTGTTCGACCTGGTCAAGGCCTGCGATCTCATCTCCTGCAGAGACACGGATCCCTATTGCCAGATCAATTATCTTGAATACAATATAGGAGATTCCAAATCCCCATGCGATACTCAGAACCATTCCTATGACCTGGATGACGAACTGGCCATATCCTCCGTAGATCAAACCTACTCCTTCTGCTGCATATACTGCATCGGAAAGAATACCGTTCCCCATTCCGATTGAGAATATTCCTACAGCTAAGAGTCCCCAGCTTCCTGCATAACCGTGTACTGCAATAGCACCTACAGGATCGTCCACCTTCAGGACATTCTCATTGAACATTACTCCTTTGTAGACAACAATTCCTCCTACAAGTCCGATAACCAGTGCTGCCCAGTTGTTAACTGAACCGCATGGTGCTGTAATTGCCACAAGACCTGCGAGGAGACCGTTTGCAGTAAGTGAGGGGTCGGGTTTCCCTGTCTTGATCCAGGTGATCAGCATCACAGCTACTGCACCGGCAGCTGCTGAGATGAATGTGTTTACAATCACCAGATTCATGTATGCATCATTACCGTCAAGTGTACTTCCTCCGTTGAAACCTATCCATCCCACTGCCAGGATAAGAGTTCCGAGGAATGCAAATGTAAGGTTGTGGCCTGGAATAGCCACTGGCTTTCCATTTCTGAACTTACCTATCCTGGAACCTACAAGCATCACTCCTGCAAGAGCAGAATAACCGCCTATTGAGTGTACTACTCCTGATCCTGCAAAGTCATGGAATCCCACACCAGCGAATTTTACAATGGGGCTTTCAACACCTGCGAGTAGTGCTTTGTCAGCACCGCTCCAGACCCAGTGACCATATACCGGATAGATAAATGCTACAAGTGCGATCGTGTATATAAGGTAAGCTTTCAGGTCAGTTCTTTCTGCCATTGCCCCGGAAACTATGGTTGCTCCGGTTGCTGCGAACACCATCTGGAACCACCAGCTGTTCCAGAGAGCATTGTCAGCTCCTTTAAGGAAGAACTGGTCAATGCCTATCAGACCTGCTGCATCGGCACCATACATGATGCCCCATCCCACTGCCCAGTATACCAGAATACCAAGACAGATGGTCATGAAGTTCTTCATGAGAATATTGGCAGTGTTCTTGGACCGTGTAAGTCCGACCTCTACTAGTGAAAATCCTGCATGCATCAGGACCACTATTGCCCCTGCAACAAGCAGCCAGACAAATGTCAATGCTGTTTCCAGATCAGCAATTGCCTGTGCGTTTTCATCCACTGTTGCAGCGGATGCTGTTAATGTAGTTGCTGTAAATATAACGAAAAGTGCCAGCAACATCAGGTAAGCACATTTCGTCTATCCATTTCCTAAATTTATCATCTATTGTAACTCCTGTACCTTCGATCCAAATAGGCACACGGAATCTTACTGTATACTTAATATTATTTAATATTAACTATTTGATTGGACTTGCCCATAAAGTCTCATACGTTGTGATTAATTACTTTACTTTATAGTCAAGTACCATACATTATGGTCAAATCGCATGCATGTAATCGATTTCCTACTATTACACGGACAGAAAATTGTCATTTGGTTGTAAAATATGCGATATTAAAATTTCATCAAAATTGCCGCAGTTCAAAAAATGGTGAACTAAATGTTTAAAAAAAAAGTGCAAAACAGGTTGTAAAAACCATACAAAAAAGAAGTTGCCCCTACAACATCAGTTTGTAAGGAGCATGCTGAAATTGCAAGTAACCATCTTAATGATGGTGTGAATGGTCGTGTTCATGGTGTGCTTCAAGTTTTTCAATCTCAATTCCATAACGTTTGAAAGCATCCGTTGAAAATGTATCTACTATCCTCACAAGTTCATCTTTTTCCATATTGGAGATCGCTGAAAGTATCTTTAACTTGAGGTTCTCATTCTTTCCCGTTTCTATTAATTCCAATTGCGGCTCTTCGAAGTAGGCAGTTACATTCATTTTTACTGTATCTGCATCAGAATCGAGGAACATCTTGATATGACCTATGAACTCAGGGCTATGCTCCATAACTTCTGTTTTTATGTTCGCCATTATTTCTTTAGCGATCACCTTTGCCCTATCGATACCCGTCCTGTCCTTGATCGTGTACTCTGCAGCGTAGGTTGCAACACCTGATGCGTCGATAGAGTTCTCAGTTTCTTGCTCATCCTTGATAAATTCCATCTCTTTTTTGCTAACAAGGGATATGCCATTTGCAGCAGCAAGGGATGATTTACCCATCTCTTTCGACTTCATTTCCTGAATTTTTATATCCGGAGATCCATTAAGCATCTCTTCAGGAAGAATCATGTCCATGAAACTATAGAATTTCTCATCACTATTATTTGCAGAAATGCGTATAACTTTTGCTTTTCTATTGAGCTGCTGTACAGACTCTTCTATAATAGGTATCTGGATGTTGTCCATAAGGTCGATCTTATTGATGGCAAGGATCTCTGCATCCTCTATCTGCCGGGTGGAGAAATGTTTCATCTCTTTTAGCAGGTGTTTGAACCTGCTTCCGTCTATAAGAGTCACAAGGGGTGCAATTTCCGCACCTTCACCAAGGTCCATCAGTTCTATCTCTCTTTTGATCACGTTCGGGAATGCAATTCCGGTAGGTTCTATTATAAGGACATCCGGGTTGTAAGAATTAAAAAGTGTGATCACAGTCGACCGCAGGCCCATCTTGAGTGAACAACAGATACATCCGTTCGTAATCTCTTTTGTATCGAAACCGAACTTATTGATGATATCACCATCGATCCCGATCTCCCCGATCTCGTTGACAATAATGGCAACTTTATGCCCCTTATCTACGAGATACTTACCAGTATTGATTATCGTGGTGGTCTTTCCGCTTCCGAGAAAACCGCCAACTACAAGTGTTAGCATTTTAGTAGCTCCTCTTTTGTTTTTATGAACGTTTCATCCGATCCAAAAATGATACGTCCTCTTCTCTTTATATGTTCGCTATTACTGGTTATTATACCTTTTGATATTGATTTCAATTGCCGGGTCTGCCACCCGAAATGCTTGTTTACAACTTCAATTGATGCTGAAAAGTCACCCACTATCCATGAAATAGTCGGATATCATATAAAAGACAAAAAAGAATGATCATTCCATTGCTTTCATGATCAGGATTGAACAGGAAAACGATTCAAAACCACAGTTACACCGAACAGAACTGCAGTTCCTAAAAATATCACCCCTATATCGAATGCTCCTGTAAATGTTCCTGCCATCAGTGGCAGCAAGGCCAGTCCGGCATAGATGCAGGTGTTGTAGATCCCCATTGCAGTTCCATGATCGATCTTCATGTTAGTAATAGCCAGTGGAAGTCCAACTAGCATGATCCCTGATCCAAGACCTATAACAGTAAATCCGGTCATCGGGAAATAGATGGTTGCAATGATCCCGGCTGTTGCTATAAGGATACCCTTTTTGATCAGTTCCTCATAGCTAAAATTGAAACGTGCTATTGTTAGCGATGAGATCATGGTTGAGAAGTATAATAATGAGATCGCAATCCCCAGTTCGGTCTTTGTCAGAAAACTACTGCTATATTCCGGATACAGGGACACGAGCACACCACTTGATCCTGCGAGCAGGAACGAGATGATCCATATACTGAGTGAACTTCTGCTCGTAATGAATGAGAGATAGGATCCCACTGACATTGATCCGATCTTCGCCACATTATCCATCTCATGTTTTCCGGCAGGACAGGCCATATAATAGAATGCGAAAAGGAGGATGAATGCAGTCAGTATAACAAACAGGTATATTCCATATTTAATACTGATATCTGCAAGGTAGCCGGTGACTGCAACACCTGCAGCAAGACCTCCATTGATCAGAAAGTTGAATTCTCCTATGTAGCGCATCTTTTTTGTGAAAAGTGCTAACCTTGAAAATGCAGCAGGGAAGAACGCACCACATGATGCTCCCTCAATAAAGCGTGCCAGAACGAGGACCATGAAATCATCTGTGACGGCCATAAAAATTCCTGATATGAATGAAAGTAGTAATCCAAGTACTACAAATTTCATGCTACAAAATCTGTCACTGAGAATTCCGAAAGGTAGCATGGTGAAAAGTGCACCCAGGAAGAACGATGAATATAATAGGCTTGATGAGGTGATAGCTGTTGTCTGCCCGGTGGCAGCAAGCTCAGGCAGTATGGGTATAACTGCATTGGAAAGTCCCATTATTACAAAAGCGGAAGAATAGAGTAAGAACCTTTCATGA
Coding sequences:
- a CDS encoding GTP-binding protein → MLTLVVGGFLGSGKTTTIINTGKYLVDKGHKVAIIVNEIGEIGIDGDIINKFGFDTKEITNGCICCSLKMGLRSTVITLFNSYNPDVLIIEPTGIAFPNVIKREIELMDLGEGAEIAPLVTLIDGSRFKHLLKEMKHFSTRQIEDAEILAINKIDLMDNIQIPIIEESVQQLNRKAKVIRISANNSDEKFYSFMDMILPEEMLNGSPDIKIQEMKSKEMGKSSLAAANGISLVSKKEMEFIKDEQETENSIDASGVATYAAEYTIKDRTGIDRAKVIAKEIMANIKTEVMEHSPEFIGHIKMFLDSDADTVKMNVTAYFEEPQLELIETGKNENLKLKILSAISNMEKDELVRIVDTFSTDAFKRYGIEIEKLEAHHEHDHSHHH
- a CDS encoding P-II family nitrogen regulator, which gives rise to MQKIEAIIRPTKIHDVKAALENAKFESMTITDVTGRGKQRGMVHQWRGREYCVDLLPKIKVEIVVPEAKVDEVVGIIMENASTGEVGDGKIFIYPVERAIRIRTGETDGDAL
- a CDS encoding ammonium transporter, encoding MLLALFVIFTATTLTASAATVDENAQAIADLETALTFVWLLVAGAIVVLMHAGFSLVEVGLTRSKNTANILMKNFMTICLGILVYWAVGWGIMYGADAAGLIGIDQFFLKGADNALWNSWWFQMVFAATGATIVSGAMAERTDLKAYLIYTIALVAFIYPVYGHWVWSGADKALLAGVESPIVKFAGVGFHDFAGSGVVHSIGGYSALAGVMLVGSRIGKFRNGKPVAIPGHNLTFAFLGTLILAVGWIGFNGGSTLDGNDAYMNLVIVNTFISAAAGAVAVMLITWIKTGKPDPSLTANGLLAGLVAITAPCGSVNNWAALVIGLVGGIVVYKGVMFNENVLKVDDPVGAIAVHGYAGSWGLLAVGIFSIGMGNGILSDAVYAAEGVGLIYGGYGQFVIQVIGMVLSIAWGFGISYIVFKIIDLAIGIRVSAGDEIAGLDQVEHGIRAYPEYVLSREEA
- a CDS encoding MFS transporter, with product MDHERFLLYSSAFVIMGLSNAVIPILPELAATGQTTAITSSSLLYSSFFLGALFTMLPFGILSDRFCSMKFVVLGLLLSFISGIFMAVTDDFMVLVLARFIEGASCGAFFPAAFSRLALFTKKMRYIGEFNFLINGGLAAGVAVTGYLADISIKYGIYLFVILTAFILLFAFYYMACPAGKHEMDNVAKIGSMSVGSYLSFITSRSSLSIWIISFLLAGSSGVLVSLYPEYSSSFLTKTELGIAISLLYFSTMISSLTIARFNFSYEELIKKGILIATAGIIATIYFPMTGFTVIGLGSGIMLVGLPLAITNMKIDHGTAMGIYNTCIYAGLALLPLMAGTFTGAFDIGVIFLGTAVLFGVTVVLNRFPVQS